From the genome of Gracilibacillus salitolerans, one region includes:
- a CDS encoding alpha/beta hydrolase — protein sequence MKSSVLLSYMGAFALCILTILNLFLIKAQLHMGITLIIFYSLVLVGVGVHYKKGRLKVNPSTKLLLMLAVFAIISELVWIRDQVYGFAILSNLLHLITFLFMFAFVLKSSFYQKPFKFRSILGKWKMIIVILITILGTVLMVFLLINQISPRPLVSSLQSSKGITNSYNAEESKETVLDDGNIYINDILYDDKYPNSYLDIYQTVHNPDTAPTFILIHGGGYIWGDKTGDGQNGDDSGVIAYIQKVLDRGYNVIAINYTFAPEYNYPIPLKQVSAAVSFLKQNVEKYDLNMNNVVIAGQSAGAQLAGQFVNIQTNSDYADEMEIQPVLSASDIKAVVFNSGLYDPSRFDETDSVVSDYRFNIMGRAYFNVNTFEGNKDVEQSNVIKHVTKHFPPTFMSDGNTKTFNDQAKDLKAKFTKLGVKHQLNIYSKNVVELPHGFEKKGSKYAKENLKMQMDFLDTVVKK from the coding sequence TTGAAAAGTAGTGTCTTGTTATCATACATGGGAGCTTTTGCTCTTTGTATATTAACAATATTGAATTTATTCTTAATAAAAGCCCAATTACATATGGGAATTACCTTAATAATATTCTATTCGTTAGTGCTTGTCGGTGTTGGAGTTCATTATAAGAAGGGTCGTCTTAAAGTGAATCCCTCTACTAAGTTATTGTTGATGCTTGCAGTTTTTGCTATTATTAGCGAATTGGTTTGGATAAGGGATCAAGTTTATGGCTTTGCTATACTTAGTAATTTATTACACTTAATAACATTTCTTTTCATGTTTGCTTTTGTTTTGAAATCTTCATTCTATCAAAAACCTTTCAAATTCCGGTCTATACTTGGCAAATGGAAGATGATTATAGTTATATTAATTACTATTTTAGGAACAGTATTAATGGTGTTTTTGCTCATTAATCAAATTAGCCCACGTCCACTTGTTTCAAGCTTACAATCAAGTAAGGGCATAACAAACTCATATAACGCCGAGGAATCAAAAGAAACTGTCTTAGACGATGGAAATATCTACATCAATGATATTCTTTATGATGATAAATATCCCAATAGTTATTTAGATATTTATCAAACCGTTCATAATCCTGATACAGCGCCGACATTTATTCTTATTCATGGTGGTGGCTATATTTGGGGTGATAAAACAGGAGACGGTCAGAACGGAGATGATTCAGGAGTTATAGCGTATATACAGAAAGTTCTAGACAGAGGATATAATGTTATTGCAATAAATTACACCTTTGCGCCAGAATATAATTATCCGATACCTTTGAAGCAAGTCTCTGCAGCAGTGTCATTTCTAAAACAAAATGTTGAAAAGTATGATTTGAACATGAATAATGTTGTAATAGCGGGGCAAAGTGCTGGGGCTCAATTAGCTGGCCAATTTGTTAATATCCAAACAAACTCCGATTATGCAGATGAGATGGAGATACAACCAGTTTTGAGCGCCTCAGATATTAAGGCTGTAGTATTTAACTCCGGTTTATATGACCCTTCCCGATTTGATGAGACGGATAGTGTCGTATCTGATTATAGGTTTAATATAATGGGACGAGCGTACTTTAATGTGAATACTTTTGAAGGTAATAAGGACGTAGAACAATCCAATGTCATTAAGCATGTTACCAAGCATTTCCCACCTACCTTTATGTCTGATGGAAATACAAAAACTTTTAACGATCAAGCGAAGGATTTAAAGGCTAAATTTACAAAACTAGGAGTTAAACATCAATTAAATATCTATAGTAAAAATGTTGTGGAGCTTCCCCATGGATTCGAAAAAAAGGGTAGTAAATATGCAAAAGAAAATCTCAAAATGCAAATGGACTTTTTAGATACTGTCGTTAAGAAATAA
- the gcvT gene encoding glycine cleavage system aminomethyltransferase GcvT, producing MSDASDLKQTPLFSTYENYGAKVIDFGGWALPVHFSSIIDEHHAVRNKAGLFDVSHMGEILIEGEDAESFVNYMMTNEITKMKENQAQYTAMCYENGGTIDDLLVYKLDHQTFFLVVNAANTDKDFEWIKKHATGDVSVTNISDQVAQLAIQGPNALQILQQLTDVDLNKIGTFRFIQNVKVAGINDVLISRTGYTGEDGFEIYLASNQAAKLWQELLSLEEGPQPCGLGARDTLRFEATLALYGQELTSSITPIEAGIGFTVKTQKRSDFIGKPTLAKEKENGPTRKLVGLEIIGKGIPRHGYKVFTSTEEEIGFVTSGTHSPTLKKPLGLALVQLPYAEKGTKLKVKVRNKLIDAVVVHTPFYQRRRGLT from the coding sequence ATGAGTGATGCGAGCGATTTAAAACAAACTCCTCTTTTTTCAACATATGAAAATTACGGAGCGAAAGTCATTGATTTTGGCGGATGGGCTTTACCAGTACACTTCTCCAGTATTATCGATGAACATCATGCTGTTCGAAATAAGGCAGGACTCTTTGATGTTTCTCATATGGGGGAAATACTGATCGAAGGAGAAGATGCGGAAAGTTTTGTTAACTACATGATGACAAATGAAATCACTAAAATGAAAGAAAATCAAGCGCAATATACGGCTATGTGTTATGAAAACGGTGGTACTATAGATGATTTGCTAGTTTATAAGTTAGATCATCAGACATTCTTCCTCGTTGTCAATGCTGCTAACACCGATAAAGACTTTGAGTGGATCAAAAAGCATGCAACAGGAGATGTTTCTGTTACCAATATTTCTGATCAAGTCGCACAACTTGCTATCCAAGGCCCAAACGCATTGCAGATCTTGCAACAATTAACTGACGTAGATTTAAACAAAATAGGTACGTTCCGTTTTATTCAAAATGTGAAGGTTGCCGGCATTAACGATGTTTTGATCTCGCGTACTGGGTATACAGGTGAAGATGGTTTCGAAATCTATCTAGCTAGTAATCAGGCCGCAAAACTATGGCAAGAGTTGTTATCTCTAGAAGAAGGTCCACAGCCATGTGGTCTTGGGGCAAGGGATACGCTTCGTTTTGAAGCAACTTTAGCCTTATATGGTCAAGAGCTAACCTCTTCGATTACTCCAATTGAGGCTGGTATTGGTTTTACGGTTAAGACACAAAAAAGGAGTGACTTTATCGGCAAACCAACACTTGCGAAAGAAAAAGAAAATGGACCTACAAGGAAGCTAGTAGGGTTAGAAATAATCGGGAAAGGAATTCCGCGACATGGCTATAAAGTATTTACGTCAACAGAAGAAGAGATCGGATTTGTTACATCAGGTACTCATTCTCCTACTTTAAAGAAACCTCTTGGTCTTGCATTGGTTCAACTACCATACGCCGAAAAAGGTACAAAATTGAAAGTGAAAGTTCGTAACAAATTGATCGATGCCGTTGTAGTCCACACACCATTTTATCAACGAAGGAGAGGATTAACATGA
- the gcvPB gene encoding aminomethyl-transferring glycine dehydrogenase subunit GcvPB, which translates to MAKYNQLIFEISQPGRTGADLPESDVDPIDLEEKFPKHLLRETPAELPEVSELQLVRHYTALSHQNYGVDNGFYPLGSCTMKYNPKINEDVARLEGFSRLHPYQPKETVQGALQLLYELQEDLAAISGMDAVTLQPSAGAQGEWTGLMIAKNYHQQNGENRSKVLVPDTAHGTNPASATVAGFDTVTIPSNENGLVDLEALKKHVNQDTAALMLTNPNTLGLFEKDIVEIAEVVHEAGGLLYYDGANANAILGKTTPGKMGFDIVHLNLHKTFTTPHGGGGPGAGPVGVTKELIPFLPVPRIKKDEDNYILNDDEPLSIGRVKGYYGNFGILVRAYTYIRTMGSEGLRQVSESAVLHANYLKKRLETHYESPYAQFCKHEFVLSGAKQKKLGVRTLDIAKRLLDFGYHPPTIYFPLNVEECLMIEPTETETKETLDAFADSMIQIANEVEEDPDIVLDAPHTTMVGRLDETKAARKPVLRFTKSV; encoded by the coding sequence ATGGCGAAATATAATCAATTGATCTTTGAGATTAGTCAACCAGGTCGAACAGGCGCTGATCTTCCAGAAAGTGATGTTGATCCAATCGATTTAGAAGAAAAGTTTCCGAAACATTTACTTCGTGAGACACCTGCAGAACTTCCGGAAGTTTCAGAGCTTCAGCTTGTTCGTCACTATACGGCACTTTCTCATCAAAATTATGGTGTCGATAATGGTTTCTATCCGCTCGGTTCCTGTACGATGAAATACAATCCGAAAATTAATGAAGATGTTGCTCGGTTGGAAGGTTTTAGCCGTCTTCACCCATATCAACCAAAAGAAACCGTGCAAGGAGCACTTCAGTTATTGTATGAGTTACAAGAAGATTTAGCGGCTATTTCTGGAATGGATGCTGTCACATTACAGCCCTCAGCAGGAGCCCAAGGGGAATGGACCGGCTTGATGATAGCGAAAAATTACCATCAACAAAATGGTGAAAATAGATCAAAAGTACTTGTACCAGACACTGCTCACGGTACCAATCCAGCTAGTGCTACTGTAGCGGGCTTTGATACGGTAACTATCCCTTCAAATGAAAATGGATTAGTCGATTTGGAAGCTTTAAAGAAACACGTCAATCAAGACACAGCAGCATTAATGTTAACCAATCCTAATACACTTGGTCTCTTTGAAAAAGATATAGTAGAAATCGCCGAAGTCGTTCATGAAGCAGGTGGCCTTCTCTACTATGATGGAGCGAACGCCAATGCCATTTTAGGTAAGACTACACCAGGAAAAATGGGCTTTGATATTGTCCATTTAAATCTGCATAAAACCTTCACCACCCCACATGGTGGCGGAGGTCCAGGAGCAGGTCCTGTCGGCGTAACAAAAGAACTCATTCCTTTTTTACCTGTCCCCCGTATCAAAAAAGATGAAGACAACTATATATTGAATGATGATGAACCATTATCCATCGGAAGGGTAAAAGGGTATTATGGAAACTTTGGAATTCTTGTTCGTGCATACACGTATATTCGTACAATGGGATCTGAAGGACTGCGGCAAGTATCAGAATCTGCTGTACTTCATGCCAATTATCTAAAAAAACGGTTAGAGACACACTACGAGTCACCATATGCACAATTTTGCAAGCACGAGTTTGTCTTATCAGGCGCAAAACAGAAAAAGCTTGGAGTCAGAACACTTGATATTGCCAAACGTTTGCTAGATTTCGGTTATCATCCTCCGACTATTTATTTTCCACTTAATGTGGAGGAATGTTTAATGATCGAACCGACAGAAACGGAAACAAAAGAAACTTTAGATGCTTTTGCAGATTCGATGATACAAATTGCAAATGAGGTGGAAGAAGATCCCGATATCGTATTAGATGCTCCCCATACAACAATGGTTGGTAGATTAGACGAGACAAAGGCAGCAAGGAAACCAGTCTTACGTTTTACAAAATCGGTTTAA
- a CDS encoding iron-sulfur cluster biosynthesis family protein, giving the protein MMIHITKEAQQKLLSIELQDGVLPRIDAEVAGGCGLTVNYVFIFDHARRNDTIYQSNGFPIRVDYFTKRYLEGNAPTIDYADGFHVINDVEFDSC; this is encoded by the coding sequence ATGATGATTCATATTACCAAAGAAGCACAACAGAAATTATTATCCATCGAATTACAAGATGGGGTATTACCTAGGATTGATGCTGAGGTTGCTGGGGGTTGCGGGTTGACTGTTAACTATGTATTTATTTTTGATCATGCTAGAAGAAATGATACCATTTATCAATCTAATGGTTTTCCTATTCGTGTCGATTATTTTACCAAACGCTATCTAGAAGGAAATGCTCCAACTATAGATTATGCCGATGGTTTCCACGTGATAAATGATGTTGAATTTGACTCATGTTGA
- the gcvPA gene encoding aminomethyl-transferring glycine dehydrogenase subunit GcvPA, translated as MTFTFRYLPDTKQDQQDMLDFLNIHSIDDLFADLPSNIRLTEELAIPKALPEPDLLKKMQQLSSQNINANQYPLFLGAGTYDHFIPSVVSHMIGRSEFYTAYTPYQPEISQGELQAIFEFQTMVCELTGMDVANSSMYDGFTSVAEAAALAVSSTKQSKVIVSKAIHPESRAILKTAATGPGYQVEEINLTTDITSIRDMQEKTDDQTAAIIVQYPNFFGSVEDLHEIKKIAQENGALLIVSANPLALAILQPPGKLGADIVVGDMQPFGIPMSFGGPHCGYFAVKKKLMRKIPGRIVGQTTDSQDNRGFTLTLQTREQHIRREKASSNICSNQALNALASSVFMSALGKQGIRQMAKLNIEKADYMARKLAEKGFSIRNQSPFFNEFVVTLPVSVSEANRKLFDIGTIGGLDLSIDYGMNNQMLIAVTEQRTKEEIDQFVSILEGL; from the coding sequence ATGACTTTCACCTTTCGATATCTTCCTGATACAAAGCAAGACCAACAAGATATGTTAGATTTTTTAAACATTCATTCCATCGATGACTTGTTTGCCGATCTCCCTTCTAACATTAGATTAACAGAAGAGTTAGCGATTCCAAAAGCTTTGCCTGAACCTGATCTACTCAAGAAAATGCAACAACTATCCTCGCAAAACATCAACGCCAATCAATATCCATTGTTTCTTGGGGCAGGCACCTATGATCACTTTATTCCGAGCGTAGTCAGCCACATGATTGGTAGGTCTGAATTTTATACCGCCTATACCCCCTATCAACCTGAAATTAGTCAAGGTGAATTACAAGCAATCTTTGAATTTCAAACAATGGTTTGCGAACTAACAGGAATGGATGTTGCCAATTCCTCTATGTACGATGGCTTTACTTCTGTTGCGGAAGCGGCAGCACTTGCTGTATCTTCAACCAAACAATCCAAAGTGATTGTCTCTAAAGCAATCCATCCAGAATCTCGAGCCATTCTAAAAACGGCTGCTACTGGACCAGGATATCAAGTAGAAGAAATCAATTTAACCACTGACATCACAAGTATCCGAGACATGCAGGAAAAAACAGATGATCAAACAGCTGCGATTATCGTCCAATATCCCAACTTTTTTGGTTCTGTTGAGGATTTACACGAAATAAAGAAAATTGCCCAAGAAAACGGTGCACTGTTGATCGTTAGTGCGAATCCTTTAGCTTTAGCGATATTGCAACCACCAGGCAAACTTGGTGCCGATATTGTCGTTGGTGATATGCAACCATTTGGTATTCCTATGTCATTTGGCGGTCCACATTGTGGTTATTTTGCTGTAAAAAAAAAATTAATGCGTAAAATTCCTGGTCGTATCGTCGGACAAACGACAGATTCACAGGATAATCGTGGCTTCACCTTAACCTTACAAACACGCGAACAACACATTCGCCGTGAAAAAGCATCCTCCAATATTTGTTCTAATCAAGCACTAAATGCGCTCGCTTCTTCAGTCTTTATGTCTGCCCTCGGTAAACAAGGCATTCGCCAGATGGCAAAGTTAAATATAGAAAAAGCAGACTATATGGCAAGAAAACTTGCTGAAAAAGGATTCAGCATAAGAAATCAATCTCCTTTCTTTAATGAATTCGTTGTTACGTTACCTGTATCTGTTAGTGAAGCCAACCGCAAGTTATTCGATATCGGCACCATCGGCGGATTGGATTTAAGCATAGATTACGGGATGAATAATCAAATGCTCATCGCCGTTACAGAACAACGAACAAAGGAAGAAATCGATCAATTCGTGTCCATATTGGAGGGATTGTAA